A window of the Labrus mixtus chromosome 8, fLabMix1.1, whole genome shotgun sequence genome harbors these coding sequences:
- the LOC132979192 gene encoding insulin-like growth factor-binding protein 3 isoform X1 produces MDSCFRALCMTFLLASFTRRSGAIGPVIKCEPCDAGARLLCKPLPKDCAEKVREPGCGCCMTCALSFGQPCGVYTGRCGFGLTCQHQPGDTKPLLALLEGRGICANATNKRLIVRPTPPVNELPADNTETQDEERNFTGLIPQTLYSTQRPMGPLRHPLHPFFPSAKSEVLRREQQKRAQSFKMEELPGPLITDQLNFSLETKQEPEYGPCRREIESILSSLKITDILNPRGFRIPNCDKKGFYKKKQCRPSKGRKRGFCWCVDKYGQPLPGFDGKERGDAQYYNSDSQ; encoded by the exons ATGGATTCCTGCTTTCGCGCACTTTGCATGACTTTTCTCCTCGCATCGTTCACTCGAAGGTCAGGTGCAATCGGACCGGTTATAAAATGCGAGCCATGTGACGCCGGAGCGAGGCTTTTGTGCAAACCTTTGCCCAAGGACTGTGCAGAGAAGGTCCGCGAACCGGGCTGCGGCTGCTGCATGACCTGCGCGCTGAGTTTCGGCCAGCCGTGCGGCGTGTACACCGGGAGATGTGGCTTCGGACTCACATGTCAGCATCAGCCCGGGGACACGAAACCTCTGCTGGCTCTGCTGGAGGGACGAGGGATTTGTGCAAATGCTACTAATAAACGACTTATCGTCAGACCAACACCTCCAGTTAATGAACTTCCAG cAGATAATACTGAGACtcaggatgaggagaggaaTTTCACCGGTTTAATCCCTCAAACATTGTACAGCACCCAAAGACCAATGGGACCACTGAGGCATCCGCTTCACCCCTTTTTCCCCTCTGCCAAGTCAGAAGTCCTTCGCAGGGAACAGCAGAAGAGAGCCCAGAGCTTTAAGATGGAGGAGCTCCCAGGTCCACTCATCACAGACCAACTAAACTTCTCACTGGAAACAAAACAGGAGCCTGAGTAT GGACCCTGTCGGAGGGAGATTGAGAGCATCCTCAGCAGCCTCAAGATTACAGACATCCTCAACCCCAGAGGTTTCCGGATACCAAACTGTGACAAGAAGGGTTTCTATAAGAAAAAGCAG TGCCGTCCATCCAAAGGCAGAAAGCGAGGCTTCTGCTGGTGTGTGGACAAATACGGGCAGCCTTTGCCAGGTTTTGATGGGAAGGAGCGAGGAGACGCCCAGTACTACAACTCCGACAGCCAATAG
- the LOC132979192 gene encoding insulin-like growth factor-binding protein 3 isoform X2, which yields MDSCFRALCMTFLLASFTRRSGAIGPVIKCEPCDAGARLLCKPLPKDCAEKVREPGCGCCMTCALSFGQPCGVYTGRCGFGLTCQHQPGDTKPLLALLEGRGICANATNKRLIVRPTPPVNELPDNTETQDEERNFTGLIPQTLYSTQRPMGPLRHPLHPFFPSAKSEVLRREQQKRAQSFKMEELPGPLITDQLNFSLETKQEPEYGPCRREIESILSSLKITDILNPRGFRIPNCDKKGFYKKKQCRPSKGRKRGFCWCVDKYGQPLPGFDGKERGDAQYYNSDSQ from the exons ATGGATTCCTGCTTTCGCGCACTTTGCATGACTTTTCTCCTCGCATCGTTCACTCGAAGGTCAGGTGCAATCGGACCGGTTATAAAATGCGAGCCATGTGACGCCGGAGCGAGGCTTTTGTGCAAACCTTTGCCCAAGGACTGTGCAGAGAAGGTCCGCGAACCGGGCTGCGGCTGCTGCATGACCTGCGCGCTGAGTTTCGGCCAGCCGTGCGGCGTGTACACCGGGAGATGTGGCTTCGGACTCACATGTCAGCATCAGCCCGGGGACACGAAACCTCTGCTGGCTCTGCTGGAGGGACGAGGGATTTGTGCAAATGCTACTAATAAACGACTTATCGTCAGACCAACACCTCCAGTTAATGAACTTCCAG ATAATACTGAGACtcaggatgaggagaggaaTTTCACCGGTTTAATCCCTCAAACATTGTACAGCACCCAAAGACCAATGGGACCACTGAGGCATCCGCTTCACCCCTTTTTCCCCTCTGCCAAGTCAGAAGTCCTTCGCAGGGAACAGCAGAAGAGAGCCCAGAGCTTTAAGATGGAGGAGCTCCCAGGTCCACTCATCACAGACCAACTAAACTTCTCACTGGAAACAAAACAGGAGCCTGAGTAT GGACCCTGTCGGAGGGAGATTGAGAGCATCCTCAGCAGCCTCAAGATTACAGACATCCTCAACCCCAGAGGTTTCCGGATACCAAACTGTGACAAGAAGGGTTTCTATAAGAAAAAGCAG TGCCGTCCATCCAAAGGCAGAAAGCGAGGCTTCTGCTGGTGTGTGGACAAATACGGGCAGCCTTTGCCAGGTTTTGATGGGAAGGAGCGAGGAGACGCCCAGTACTACAACTCCGACAGCCAATAG
- the LOC132979193 gene encoding insulin-like growth factor-binding protein 1 encodes MSGLCEKLRLVAAVALAILAVVSSSPVLGPEPIRCAVCSQDKLNDCPAIPADCKQVLREPGCGCCMACALEKGASCGVHTAHCGEGLRCTPRPGEARPLHALTRGQGVCTENLSQGEADGAPEPGSLHYLLGLNLPLDHQDTTEEQESFKAKINAIRNKLVQAGPCHIELHAALDMIASSQQTLGERFTNFYLPNCDKYGFYKPKQCESSLTGPPARCWCVSSWNGKKIPGSSDLLDDSECHQEVSH; translated from the exons ATGTCTGGATTATGTGAGAAACTGAGATTAGTGGCAGCAGTTGCTCTGGCTATCTTGGCTGTGGTGAGCTCGTCCCCGGTGTTGGGACCGGAGCCTATCCGCTGTGCCGTGTGTTCGCAGGACAAACTGAACGACTGTCCTGCCATCCCAGCAGACTGCAAGCAGGTGCTGAGGGAGCCTGGCTGTGGCTGCTGCATGGCCTGCGCCCTGGAGAAAGGAGCGTCCTGTGGGGTTCACACAGCCCACTGTGGTGAGGGTCTTCGCTGCACTCCCAGGCCTGGTGAGGCCAGACCGCTCCACGCACTGACCAGAGGACAGGGGGTCTGCACTGAAAACCTGAGCCAAG GTGAAGCAGATGGCGCTCCTGAACCAGGCTCCCTGCACTACCTGCTGGGTCTCAACCTTCCGCTTGATCACCAAGACACCACTGAAGAGCAAGAGAGTTTCAAAGCGAAGATCAATGCCATCCGCAACAAACTGGTTCAAGCG GGTCCCTGTCACATTGAACTGCATGCTGCTCTTGACATGATAGCGAGCTCTCAGCAGACACTAGGAGAGAGGTTCACTAATTTTTACCTCCCTAACTGTGACAAGTATGGCTTCTACAAACCCAAGCAG TGTGAGTCATCTCTGACTGGACCGCCGGCTCGCTGCTGGTGTGTCTCTTCCTGGAATGGGAAGAAGATCCCAGGATCCAGTGACTTGCTCGATGACTCAGAGTGTCATCAAGAAGTTAGTCACTAA